One segment of Candidatus Sericytochromatia bacterium DNA contains the following:
- a CDS encoding DUF3370 family protein, with protein MFQTLRTPLWLAATSVTLAACAAPVTPAVPPAGPVSRGRDPGPAATPLVPSAPAVRTSPLPVASASPPPPGRALDSPIRPLPGGLDEVAVFNSNNPELLRESGVLLSTFAGGGVHLNHPFAGAFEVFLHHLAETAFMDGNDTCWLGLLARNDGQRPSNLELKAGVSWLTGPDAPFIDLDPLVSDPRGEVYSGPGDRVALDFLLGRSNLTRETFALAAGETKLLFNQPIPAKNFGLPSRNGRSGLFRFQVDQPIKLAAVALFGRASDKPDRQAFQALLDAGKRAAPAERAATAYEPGQPPTGGSFIYGRVGGVSLGSRWTGTLFNRASEVLSSAGSSVGFPIASLALNTLGSRQNQSPRMVVRYPESPPEAHGSYGVTYDLTIPLDNPEGTSRRYAIALSHPLRIPENQAGAPSYAPTPGKLVTFRGSLQLDWDDERQQPRRTQVHLVLRQGERGTPFETVTVAPGGRTDARLRLVYPADCTPPQLLTVTRL; from the coding sequence TTGTTCCAAACCTTGCGAACCCCGCTCTGGCTCGCGGCCACGTCCGTGACGCTGGCCGCCTGCGCCGCCCCCGTGACGCCGGCCGTGCCGCCTGCGGGCCCGGTCTCGCGGGGCCGTGATCCAGGGCCGGCCGCCACGCCGCTGGTTCCCTCCGCCCCCGCCGTCAGGACCTCCCCCCTGCCGGTGGCCAGCGCCAGCCCCCCGCCACCCGGGCGCGCGCTCGACAGCCCGATCCGCCCCCTGCCCGGTGGCCTCGATGAGGTGGCCGTCTTCAACTCGAACAATCCGGAACTGCTGCGCGAGAGTGGGGTGCTGCTGTCCACCTTTGCCGGGGGCGGCGTTCACCTGAACCACCCTTTTGCGGGGGCGTTCGAGGTGTTCCTGCACCACCTGGCGGAAACAGCCTTCATGGACGGCAATGACACCTGCTGGCTGGGGTTGCTGGCCCGCAACGATGGCCAACGCCCGTCGAACCTGGAGTTGAAGGCCGGCGTCAGCTGGCTGACCGGACCGGACGCCCCGTTCATCGATCTCGACCCGCTCGTTTCCGATCCCCGGGGCGAGGTGTATTCCGGCCCAGGCGACCGGGTTGCCCTGGATTTCCTGCTCGGACGTTCCAACCTGACGAGGGAGACCTTTGCGCTGGCGGCTGGCGAGACCAAGCTGCTGTTCAATCAACCGATTCCCGCCAAGAATTTTGGCCTCCCCTCGCGCAATGGACGCTCGGGCCTGTTCCGCTTTCAGGTCGACCAGCCGATCAAGCTGGCGGCGGTCGCCCTGTTCGGCCGCGCTTCGGACAAGCCGGATCGGCAGGCCTTCCAAGCCTTGCTGGACGCGGGCAAGCGGGCCGCGCCGGCGGAGCGGGCCGCGACCGCCTATGAGCCGGGCCAGCCTCCCACCGGCGGCAGCTTCATCTACGGCCGAGTGGGCGGAGTCAGCCTGGGCAGTCGCTGGACCGGCACCCTGTTCAATCGGGCCTCCGAGGTGCTCTCGAGTGCAGGCAGCAGTGTGGGCTTTCCGATCGCCAGCCTGGCGCTGAACACGCTGGGCAGCCGTCAGAATCAGTCCCCCCGCATGGTGGTGCGCTATCCGGAATCCCCGCCGGAGGCGCATGGCAGCTATGGCGTGACCTACGACCTGACCATTCCGCTGGACAATCCCGAGGGAACGAGCCGGCGCTATGCGATCGCCCTCTCGCATCCGCTGCGCATTCCCGAGAATCAGGCCGGGGCGCCCAGCTATGCGCCAACCCCCGGGAAACTGGTCACCTTCCGCGGCTCGCTGCAACTCGACTGGGACGATGAGCGCCAGCAACCCCGGCGGACCCAGGTTCATCTGGTCTTGCGTCAGGGCGAGCGGGGGACGCCCTTTGAAACCGTGACGGTGGCCCCCGGTGGACGCACCGACGCCCGCCTGCGCCTGGTGTATCCGGCCGATTGCACGCCCCCGCAACTGCTCACGGTGACGCGCTTGTAG
- a CDS encoding type II secretion system F family protein, with translation MPLAPRQLGSFYAQFGRLLRSGLPPAAALTSLAKGRWPPALRGVLTGLTNQVSRGGALAEELSRQTPIIPSFDAEWLAAAEASGRTSDGLEVLASRHWQRHETSVALLKKGIYPLLMLSAAALLAPLQLVFEGQWGAYARAAGQPLLGLYAGVFGSYWLALAPVALPLRKGLARAAASLPFVGSALRQQAIAHLGLLLGTCLGAGLSMSKTFALAAHNLADPGLRRACQAVEAEVQRGISLTDAMRQHPQAFPDEMLSVIETGEAAGRLDEALETASEVWKEDGDRAAARLIAVAAGALTAVAMGLMGWLIYRLASGFLHTVEQLT, from the coding sequence ATGCCGCTGGCGCCCCGCCAGCTGGGGAGCTTCTACGCGCAGTTCGGCCGCTTGCTTCGCAGTGGCCTGCCCCCTGCTGCCGCGCTGACCAGTCTGGCCAAAGGGCGCTGGCCGCCGGCGCTCCGTGGGGTGCTGACGGGTCTCACGAACCAGGTGTCGCGGGGGGGGGCACTGGCCGAAGAGCTGTCCCGTCAAACGCCGATCATCCCGTCCTTTGACGCCGAATGGCTGGCGGCAGCCGAGGCGTCCGGGCGAACCTCCGACGGGTTGGAGGTCCTGGCCAGCCGCCATTGGCAACGCCATGAGACCAGCGTCGCACTACTGAAAAAGGGCATCTATCCCCTGCTCATGCTGAGTGCGGCCGCCCTGCTGGCGCCCTTGCAACTGGTGTTTGAAGGCCAATGGGGCGCCTACGCGCGCGCAGCCGGTCAGCCTTTGCTGGGTCTCTATGCCGGGGTCTTCGGAAGCTACTGGCTGGCCCTGGCCCCCGTGGCCCTGCCCCTGCGCAAGGGGTTGGCTCGCGCAGCCGCCTCGCTGCCGTTTGTGGGGTCGGCCCTGCGACAGCAAGCGATCGCCCACCTCGGCCTGCTGCTGGGCACCTGCCTCGGGGCGGGTCTGTCGATGTCGAAAACCTTCGCGCTGGCCGCGCACAACCTGGCCGACCCGGGTCTGCGCCGTGCCTGCCAGGCCGTCGAGGCGGAGGTCCAGCGTGGGATCTCCCTGACCGATGCCATGCGCCAACACCCGCAGGCCTTTCCAGATGAGATGCTCTCGGTGATCGAGACCGGAGAGGCTGCCGGCCGCCTCGACGAGGCCCTCGAAACGGCCAGCGAGGTCTGGAAAGAAGACGGCGATCGCGCCGCGGCTCGCCTGATCGCGGTGGCGGCCGGGGCCCTGACGGCCGTCGCGATGGGCCTGATGGGCTGGTTGATCTACCGACTCGCCTCCGGCTTTCTACACACGGTCGAACAGCTCACCTAG
- a CDS encoding lipocalin-like domain-containing protein, whose amino-acid sequence MTRSKILLTLCALGLAACAKPPAAPSPAARTGLAAVHSADPQQLDLPTYERLTATVLAEALRSGDRETVSLFTAYAEHHDPQPKSSQAIARLALAETPAAASREAGDPLRSKLEAIAQGRLGPLHLTEQSQIRFPRDEGDHASALTEWWYLNGHLETKGLGPLKRQFGYEFTLFKVGPLLHWAHVAVSDLTLRRFHYVRQWIPARQALGSSEGLAQAYGPHRLRSLSDQRYALSSAFAEAGFDLQLTARKAPLLIGGNGKIDMPEGKDSWYYSQTRFNAQGTLTVGGTPQTVTGISWLDHQWGPFFVSGFADRWDWFSLQFDDGSDYNLFAFRDKQGNPGARHVNRSAVDGRGSVGSRYTMERLAWWQSPRTGLHYTTDWRITLPDTDETVELSARIKNQEVARLLPFMQDPLPHYWEGAMSATKRDRAGNQVKGRAYCEHFGLQKPEGPG is encoded by the coding sequence GTGACCCGTTCCAAGATCCTGTTGACGCTCTGTGCGCTGGGCCTCGCGGCCTGCGCCAAGCCACCCGCCGCCCCCTCTCCTGCCGCGAGGACGGGCCTCGCCGCGGTTCACAGCGCTGACCCGCAGCAGCTCGATCTGCCCACCTACGAGCGCCTGACGGCGACCGTCCTGGCCGAAGCGCTGCGGAGCGGCGATCGGGAGACGGTGAGCCTGTTCACGGCCTATGCCGAGCATCACGATCCCCAGCCCAAGTCCAGCCAGGCGATCGCGCGCCTGGCCCTCGCAGAAACGCCCGCCGCGGCAAGCCGTGAGGCTGGTGATCCGCTGCGCAGCAAGCTGGAGGCGATCGCCCAGGGCCGACTCGGTCCGCTCCACCTCACCGAACAGAGTCAGATTCGCTTTCCGCGTGACGAAGGCGACCATGCCAGCGCGCTGACCGAATGGTGGTACCTCAATGGCCACCTCGAAACGAAGGGCCTCGGGCCGCTGAAGCGTCAGTTCGGCTACGAGTTCACCCTGTTCAAGGTGGGGCCGCTGCTCCACTGGGCCCACGTGGCCGTTTCCGATCTCACGTTGAGACGGTTTCACTACGTGCGCCAGTGGATTCCCGCACGTCAGGCGCTCGGGTCAAGCGAGGGCCTGGCCCAGGCGTATGGCCCGCATCGCCTCCGCAGCCTGAGCGACCAGCGCTACGCCTTGTCCAGCGCCTTCGCGGAGGCCGGCTTCGACCTGCAACTGACCGCCCGCAAAGCCCCGCTGCTGATCGGGGGCAATGGCAAGATCGACATGCCGGAGGGCAAGGACAGCTGGTATTACAGTCAGACGCGCTTCAACGCGCAGGGCACCCTGACGGTGGGCGGCACCCCACAGACCGTGACCGGCATTTCCTGGCTCGATCACCAGTGGGGCCCATTTTTCGTCTCCGGCTTCGCCGATCGCTGGGATTGGTTTTCCCTCCAGTTCGATGACGGCAGCGATTACAATCTCTTCGCCTTCCGCGACAAGCAAGGCAACCCGGGGGCGCGCCACGTCAACCGCTCCGCCGTGGATGGCCGCGGCAGCGTCGGTTCGCGCTACACCATGGAACGGCTGGCCTGGTGGCAAAGCCCGCGGACGGGTCTGCACTACACCACCGACTGGCGCATCACCCTACCCGACACCGACGAGACGGTGGAGCTCTCCGCGCGGATCAAAAATCAGGAGGTGGCGCGCCTGCTGCCCTTCATGCAGGACCCCTTGCCGCATTACTGGGAAGGCGCCATGAGCGCCACCAAGCGCGATCGCGCGGGCAACCAGGTGAAAGGGCGCGCCTACTGCGAGCACTTCGGGCTTCAGAAGCCGGAAGGGCCAGGCTGA
- a CDS encoding DUF885 domain-containing protein: MTSRFASLNRPLIRYVGRVLSVGLLALAPLTAPVQAADYPTTERLRRFLASEWDWAMAQDPLFASAMGDRRWNSAWADQSQQAQRDRLSHQQQAWRQLREIPLARLTPEDRFHHQLYTRHLETWLKGDPLGAHAWVVTPLEGPQLDHTLVGLLKFDAERDFLDWIGRLRAFGVRVERTIDGLEGARKRGLVLDRGLAERVLTQLAPHQVKRPEESPFYQPLTRLPLDMPAERQHRLREEARQAIDRVVQPGIRRFERYWRNHYLPATHQETGLAALPGGDRLYEHLLNAHCTTRVTPALLHARGMAEVARLQQEMELIRLEVGFEGDLGEFLRQVERDPRFRHPNQAAALAEYDLLVRRLTQCLPSLFRVTNVPPCGVAAVPEAIAPTAPGGYYLPAATDGSRGGTFFVNLSNLAHRPAYEAAPLTLHEALPGHHLQFSRQFQRADWPTFRRLSRPSAFVEGWGLYAESLGEELGLYRDPYARFGRLNMSMRRALRVVLDTGLHAGGWERQRAIAFYRAHAARPEAEIVQEVDRFLADPGQAVAYKVGEWKFLELKARAIEGLGKRYDARDFHEAVLRDGAVPLDLLESRFDAWLRGSGGYLPAAPPARF, encoded by the coding sequence ATGACGTCCCGATTCGCCAGCCTGAACCGCCCGCTGATCCGGTACGTCGGTCGCGTGTTGTCCGTGGGTCTGCTGGCGCTCGCGCCGCTCACAGCCCCGGTGCAAGCGGCCGACTACCCCACCACGGAACGCCTGCGCCGCTTTCTGGCCTCGGAATGGGACTGGGCCATGGCCCAGGATCCCCTGTTTGCCTCGGCTATGGGCGATCGCCGCTGGAATTCGGCCTGGGCCGACCAGTCCCAGCAGGCCCAGCGAGACCGCCTGAGCCACCAGCAACAGGCCTGGCGCCAGTTGCGCGAGATTCCGCTGGCGCGCCTCACCCCTGAGGACCGCTTCCATCACCAGCTCTATACGCGTCACCTCGAAACCTGGCTGAAAGGCGATCCGCTCGGCGCCCACGCCTGGGTCGTGACGCCGCTGGAGGGCCCCCAGCTGGACCACACCCTGGTCGGCCTGCTCAAATTCGACGCGGAGCGCGACTTCCTGGACTGGATCGGGCGCCTGCGCGCCTTCGGGGTACGCGTGGAGCGGACCATCGATGGGCTCGAAGGGGCCCGCAAGCGAGGTCTCGTGCTCGACCGGGGTCTGGCCGAACGGGTGTTGACGCAGTTGGCCCCGCATCAGGTCAAACGGCCTGAAGAGAGTCCGTTCTACCAGCCCCTGACCCGGCTGCCGCTGGACATGCCGGCCGAACGCCAGCACCGCCTGCGGGAAGAGGCCCGTCAGGCCATCGACCGCGTGGTCCAACCGGGCATCCGCCGGTTCGAACGTTACTGGCGCAACCATTACCTGCCCGCGACGCATCAGGAAACGGGGCTTGCGGCGCTGCCGGGCGGTGATCGCCTGTACGAGCACCTGCTGAACGCCCACTGCACCACCCGCGTCACGCCGGCGCTGTTGCACGCCCGCGGCATGGCGGAGGTGGCCCGCCTGCAGCAAGAGATGGAACTGATCCGTCTGGAGGTGGGCTTCGAGGGCGACCTTGGCGAGTTCCTGCGGCAGGTCGAGCGCGATCCCCGCTTCCGGCATCCCAATCAGGCCGCCGCGCTGGCCGAATACGACCTGCTGGTGCGCCGCTTGACCCAGTGCCTGCCCAGCCTGTTCCGCGTCACCAACGTGCCGCCGTGTGGCGTGGCGGCCGTGCCCGAGGCGATCGCCCCGACCGCCCCCGGCGGTTACTACCTGCCGGCCGCCACCGATGGCTCGCGCGGCGGCACGTTTTTCGTCAACCTGAGCAACCTGGCGCATCGTCCCGCCTACGAAGCGGCGCCCCTGACCTTGCATGAAGCCCTGCCCGGCCACCATTTGCAGTTCTCGCGGCAATTTCAACGGGCCGATTGGCCGACCTTTCGGCGCTTGAGTCGCCCCAGCGCCTTCGTGGAGGGCTGGGGGCTGTATGCCGAATCGCTGGGGGAGGAGCTGGGCTTGTACCGCGATCCCTACGCCCGCTTCGGGCGCCTGAACATGAGCATGCGACGCGCCTTGCGGGTGGTGCTGGACACCGGCTTGCACGCGGGCGGCTGGGAGCGCCAGCGGGCGATCGCCTTCTACCGGGCCCACGCCGCGCGCCCTGAAGCTGAGATTGTCCAGGAAGTCGATCGTTTCCTGGCCGACCCCGGTCAGGCGGTGGCCTACAAGGTCGGAGAATGGAAGTTCCTCGAACTCAAGGCCCGCGCGATCGAAGGACTCGGCAAACGCTACGACGCCCGCGACTTCCACGAGGCCGTCCTGCGCGACGGGGCCGTCCCGCTCGATCTGCTTGAATCGCGCTTCGACGCCTGGTTGCGCGGCAGCGGAGGCTACTTGCCGGCGGCTCCGCCCGCGCGCTTCTGA
- a CDS encoding protein kinase, producing MSHPGPTHFTQRYRVLGTLGEGAMGTVYRVLDQFEGDRECALKVVKALPGDTAELRLRFKAEYHALARLRHPNTVAVLDFGQLEDGDRFIVMELVPGQELAELLTQGPLPLPTVYHLLSQLLQALDYIHARQYVHRDIKAANIRVTPEGVLKLMDFGLMRQAHEEGPRQITGTPGYMAPEVARGAPISAAADLYSVGCLAYELVTGGLPFTGSVGEVVRAHLFNAPRAPREARAELPPAFERLIMRLLDKEPGRRPRTAGMALAELSALSGTAVARESRDQQLSFLVSGELVGREVELARIEACLETVSGGQGQALLIGAPAGTGKSRLVQEIKLKASLAGFVVMHGACHDEGMGPYDALRDALRPALAYALPEERRLFEGPLRLLFPEFASAEAPPEGVNVVDMVIEWLTALSQRHPLLFLLDDLHWADPQTIDILNQGIRRTTGSRVFCVGTFRDDETPAGNPLWQTIEEGTSHWMRPAPLEQAQQAALLASFFPGSEIPSDFSRALYSATGGNPFFTREVLQLLIEEGHLARKQGLWQFPADPAVLQQLRSIETAVQRRLAHLPEGARHLLGAAAVLGHAWELRVLQAVSDSAEDDLFTWLEELLARQLLTRTGPGQYEFPHDRVREVAYAGLEPESRNQLHQRAGAALLAEHPEDQTAIAHELGRHFLQAGDDAQAYPHLLVAAQQALARGVIYTALETWRDAEGALSRLPQEHMPERLAIWMQIGHHGFHMATALAGEMLSKAYAAYQADPVQVARLLAAGQQDVATLLTLYAVTHAIIGKPADAFAASEQLVQLVPDQAKSAAAAVVQVARVPALLVSGRIDELLVEARQAARLLEAPLPALASTLMRSARVGVWAAQNAIAFQGQRPSPEPRDRALAYAREMGDEDPYLAWFYFGVWPAWTGHVEEAERYLELTLRKTRRVGGPPFAWVLYLRPYLLWQQGEYALALEQIEKNLLVYPHLRQQALAFNKSLALRGHLLADLGRPAEALAVFDDLIDRGQADGLGFALMLGMYGRAATLATEGELAAAEPIFQQLATIAGSGPLRNPLSEAFAWLGLGRCAAPRSHSEALSRFDAVLARVRSPEMDNLFLQAHTHLARSSVLRAAGRPTQARQALTEAGRLFHRMRNPHWLHLVNEELARTTGITEPLGPQNVSLEARWARFKGL from the coding sequence ATGTCACATCCCGGGCCTACCCACTTCACCCAGCGCTATCGCGTGCTCGGCACCCTGGGCGAGGGAGCCATGGGAACGGTCTACCGGGTCTTGGACCAGTTCGAGGGCGATCGCGAATGCGCCTTGAAAGTGGTCAAGGCCCTGCCCGGCGACACGGCCGAACTGCGGCTGCGTTTCAAGGCGGAATACCACGCGCTGGCTCGCTTGCGGCATCCCAACACGGTGGCGGTGCTCGATTTCGGCCAGCTGGAGGACGGCGATCGCTTCATCGTGATGGAGCTGGTACCGGGGCAGGAACTGGCCGAGCTGCTCACGCAGGGCCCCTTGCCGCTACCGACGGTCTACCACCTGCTCAGCCAGCTGTTGCAAGCACTGGACTACATCCACGCTCGGCAATACGTCCATCGGGACATCAAGGCCGCCAACATCCGCGTCACGCCGGAGGGCGTGCTGAAGTTGATGGATTTCGGCCTGATGCGCCAGGCCCACGAGGAAGGGCCGCGCCAGATCACCGGCACGCCCGGCTACATGGCCCCCGAAGTGGCGCGCGGCGCGCCGATCAGCGCAGCGGCAGACCTCTATTCGGTGGGCTGCCTGGCCTACGAGCTGGTCACAGGTGGCCTGCCCTTCACGGGCAGCGTTGGCGAGGTCGTGCGGGCCCACCTCTTCAACGCCCCGCGCGCGCCCCGCGAGGCGCGCGCCGAGCTGCCACCCGCCTTCGAACGCCTGATCATGCGGCTGCTGGACAAGGAGCCAGGGCGTCGTCCCCGCACGGCCGGGATGGCCCTGGCCGAGCTGTCGGCCCTCTCGGGCACCGCCGTGGCCCGGGAAAGCCGCGATCAGCAGCTGAGCTTTCTGGTCTCCGGCGAACTGGTGGGTCGGGAAGTGGAGCTGGCGCGGATCGAAGCCTGCCTGGAGACGGTCTCGGGCGGACAGGGCCAGGCCTTGCTGATCGGCGCCCCAGCCGGAACGGGCAAGTCTCGGCTGGTTCAGGAGATCAAGTTGAAGGCGAGTCTGGCTGGCTTCGTGGTCATGCACGGCGCCTGTCACGACGAGGGCATGGGCCCCTATGACGCCCTGAGAGACGCCTTGCGGCCCGCGCTGGCCTATGCCCTGCCCGAGGAGCGCCGTCTCTTCGAGGGCCCGCTGCGCTTGCTGTTTCCGGAATTCGCCTCGGCGGAGGCCCCCCCCGAGGGCGTCAATGTGGTCGACATGGTGATCGAATGGCTGACGGCCCTCTCGCAGCGCCATCCCTTGCTCTTTCTGCTCGACGACCTGCACTGGGCCGACCCCCAGACGATCGACATCCTGAACCAGGGCATCCGCCGCACGACGGGCAGCCGGGTGTTCTGCGTCGGTACCTTCCGCGACGACGAAACCCCGGCCGGCAACCCGCTCTGGCAAACCATCGAGGAAGGCACCAGTCACTGGATGCGTCCCGCCCCGCTCGAACAGGCCCAGCAGGCCGCCTTGCTCGCCTCCTTTTTCCCCGGCAGCGAGATTCCGTCAGACTTTTCCCGCGCCCTGTACAGCGCCACCGGCGGCAATCCCTTCTTCACCCGGGAGGTGTTGCAACTGCTGATCGAGGAGGGCCACCTGGCCCGCAAGCAGGGGCTCTGGCAATTCCCGGCTGATCCCGCCGTGTTGCAACAGCTGCGCAGCATCGAAACGGCCGTTCAGCGTCGCCTGGCGCACCTGCCGGAGGGCGCCCGTCATCTGCTCGGCGCGGCCGCGGTGCTGGGGCACGCGTGGGAGCTGCGGGTGCTGCAAGCCGTGTCCGACAGTGCGGAAGACGACTTGTTCACCTGGCTCGAGGAATTGCTGGCACGCCAGCTGCTCACGCGCACGGGGCCGGGCCAGTACGAGTTCCCCCACGACCGCGTGCGCGAAGTGGCCTATGCAGGCCTGGAACCGGAAAGCCGAAACCAGCTGCACCAGCGCGCCGGCGCGGCGCTGCTGGCCGAGCACCCCGAGGATCAGACGGCGATCGCCCATGAACTGGGCCGCCATTTCCTGCAGGCGGGCGATGATGCCCAGGCCTATCCGCATCTGTTGGTGGCCGCCCAGCAGGCCCTGGCGCGCGGCGTGATCTATACGGCGCTGGAAACCTGGCGCGATGCCGAGGGGGCGCTCTCGCGCTTGCCCCAGGAGCACATGCCGGAGCGGCTGGCCATCTGGATGCAGATCGGCCACCACGGCTTCCATATGGCCACCGCCCTCGCCGGCGAGATGCTCAGCAAGGCCTATGCGGCCTATCAGGCCGACCCGGTGCAGGTGGCCAGGCTGCTGGCAGCCGGTCAGCAGGATGTGGCGACCCTGTTGACCCTCTATGCGGTGACCCACGCCATCATCGGCAAACCGGCCGACGCCTTTGCGGCGTCAGAGCAGCTGGTCCAGCTGGTGCCCGACCAGGCCAAGTCAGCCGCGGCCGCCGTGGTCCAGGTAGCACGTGTTCCTGCCTTGCTGGTATCAGGTCGCATCGATGAGCTCCTCGTGGAGGCCCGGCAAGCAGCCAGGCTGCTCGAAGCGCCCCTGCCCGCCCTCGCCTCCACCCTGATGCGTTCCGCGCGCGTCGGGGTCTGGGCCGCCCAGAATGCGATCGCCTTTCAAGGCCAGCGGCCTTCCCCCGAACCCCGTGACCGGGCGCTGGCCTATGCCCGGGAGATGGGGGACGAGGACCCCTACCTGGCCTGGTTCTACTTCGGCGTCTGGCCAGCCTGGACGGGCCACGTGGAGGAAGCCGAACGCTACCTCGAACTGACCCTGCGCAAGACCCGCCGGGTGGGAGGCCCTCCCTTCGCCTGGGTGCTGTACCTGCGCCCCTATCTGCTCTGGCAGCAAGGAGAGTACGCACTCGCGCTGGAACAGATCGAGAAAAACCTGCTGGTCTATCCGCACCTTCGTCAGCAGGCGCTGGCTTTCAACAAGTCCCTGGCGCTGCGGGGGCACCTGCTGGCCGATCTGGGGCGTCCCGCCGAGGCGCTGGCCGTGTTCGACGACCTGATTGACCGCGGCCAGGCGGATGGCCTGGGCTTCGCCCTCATGCTGGGCATGTATGGGCGCGCTGCGACCCTGGCGACGGAAGGTGAACTTGCCGCGGCCGAACCGATCTTTCAGCAACTGGCGACGATCGCCGGTTCGGGCCCGCTGCGCAATCCGCTGAGCGAGGCCTTTGCCTGGCTGGGGCTGGGACGCTGCGCCGCCCCACGCAGCCACAGCGAGGCGCTCTCCCGCTTCGACGCCGTGCTGGCCCGGGTGCGCAGCCCGGAGATGGACAACCTCTTCCTGCAGGCTCACACGCACCTGGCGCGCAGCAGCGTGCTGCGGGCCGCCGGACGCCCGACCCAGGCCCGGCAAGCCCTCACGGAGGCCGGTCGCCTGTTCCATCGCATGCGCAACCCCCACTGGCTGCACCTGGTCAATGAGGAACTGGCCCGGACCACGGGTATCACGGAGCCCCTGGGGCCTCAAAATGTCAGTCTTGAAGCCCGCTGGGCGCGCTTCAAGGGCCTCTGA